Proteins from one Deinococcus sp. AB2017081 genomic window:
- a CDS encoding glycoside hydrolase family 13 protein, producing MTDSPAATSILTAQHDDTPGYTDVLGAPQGSTVRVRLRTTLPVTSVTLRCVRIGEVEGVPAREISVPHGDGRWFEADLPVHDARVRYAWQLNLPDDHLNLSRLGLHHTRRGFRDWFQYLAGYVAPEWAWNGVFYQIFPDRFRNGDPGNDVRSGEYEYAGRPVQHVPWDSPVTREGDVHAHYGGDLVGITQALPYLTDLGITALWLTPIFTSPSNHRYDITDYRHVDPHLGGDAAWEELVTAAGEAGIRIVLDGVFNHMGSANALFRAALESEDAPERSLFTWRSEPGKPPYHSFFDVPTLPKIDYRNGFAVQEFLAGEESVVRHWLRRGAAGWRLDVAQMIGAGGTDADNLLLHRTLKRAAREERPDAFVFGERFFDPEHALDGQGEDSAMNYHGFGLPVMQWAAGRSHFDAPSRLGGSELVDILWDAYHALPPQVALGMVNLLESHDIGRALHRLGNDPARYLAVFTLLIAYPGVPCLYYGTEIGLSQSRPGTMPWCREPMPWDETRWNTALRTRVQALVRVRRDTLALQRGHLTFLRVGEDAVAFLREYTHTDGRTERAVAVASRSAESHLVTLSLPGGSWLDVLSGEPVGTGTITLDAHGGRLLVQG from the coding sequence ATGACCGATTCCCCCGCTGCCACATCCATCCTGACCGCCCAGCACGACGACACGCCCGGCTATACCGATGTGCTCGGCGCACCGCAGGGCAGCACCGTGCGTGTGCGGCTGCGAACGACGCTGCCCGTCACGTCCGTCACCCTGAGATGTGTGCGGATCGGGGAGGTCGAGGGCGTGCCGGCCCGCGAGATCTCGGTACCCCACGGGGATGGGCGCTGGTTCGAGGCCGACCTGCCGGTACACGACGCCCGCGTCCGCTATGCGTGGCAGCTGAATCTGCCGGACGATCACCTGAACCTCTCGCGCCTGGGCCTGCACCACACGCGGCGCGGCTTCCGGGACTGGTTTCAGTACCTCGCGGGGTACGTGGCCCCCGAGTGGGCGTGGAACGGCGTCTTCTACCAGATCTTCCCCGACCGCTTCCGCAACGGCGACCCCGGCAATGACGTGAGAAGCGGCGAGTACGAGTACGCGGGCCGCCCGGTGCAGCACGTGCCGTGGGACTCGCCCGTGACCCGCGAGGGTGACGTCCACGCGCACTACGGCGGCGACCTCGTGGGCATCACGCAGGCGCTGCCGTACCTGACCGACCTGGGGATCACGGCGCTGTGGCTCACGCCGATCTTCACGTCGCCCAGCAACCACCGCTACGACATCACCGACTACCGCCACGTCGATCCCCACCTCGGCGGCGACGCCGCGTGGGAGGAACTGGTCACGGCGGCCGGTGAAGCAGGCATCCGCATTGTGCTGGACGGCGTGTTCAACCATATGGGGAGCGCCAACGCCCTGTTCCGGGCAGCCCTCGAGAGCGAGGATGCGCCCGAACGCTCGCTGTTCACGTGGCGCAGCGAGCCGGGCAAGCCGCCGTACCATTCGTTCTTCGACGTTCCCACCCTGCCCAAGATCGACTACCGCAACGGATTCGCCGTGCAGGAGTTCCTGGCCGGCGAGGAGAGCGTGGTGCGCCACTGGCTGCGCCGGGGTGCGGCCGGATGGCGGCTCGACGTGGCCCAGATGATCGGCGCGGGCGGCACCGACGCCGACAACCTGCTGCTGCACCGCACGCTGAAACGCGCCGCCCGCGAAGAGCGGCCCGACGCCTTCGTGTTCGGTGAGCGCTTCTTCGACCCCGAACACGCCCTGGACGGTCAGGGCGAGGACAGCGCCATGAACTACCACGGCTTCGGCCTGCCCGTCATGCAGTGGGCCGCCGGGCGCTCGCACTTCGACGCTCCCAGCCGTCTGGGCGGCTCGGAACTCGTGGACATCCTGTGGGACGCCTACCACGCGCTGCCGCCGCAGGTCGCGCTGGGCATGGTCAACCTGCTCGAATCGCACGACATCGGCCGGGCGCTGCACCGGCTGGGGAACGACCCGGCCCGCTATCTGGCCGTGTTCACCCTGCTGATCGCGTATCCCGGCGTGCCCTGCCTGTACTACGGCACCGAGATCGGCCTGAGCCAGTCCAGGCCCGGCACCATGCCGTGGTGCCGCGAGCCGATGCCGTGGGACGAGACCCGCTGGAATACGGCGCTGCGCACCAGGGTGCAAGCGCTGGTGCGGGTCAGGCGCGACACGCTGGCGCTGCAACGTGGCCACCTGACGTTCCTGCGGGTCGGCGAGGATGCGGTGGCGTTCCTGCGCGAGTACACGCACACAGACGGGCGCACGGAGCGGGCCGTGGCGGTCGCCAGTCGATCTGCCGAGTCGCATCTCGTGACCCTGAGCCTGCCCGGCGGATCGTGGCTTGACGTGCTGAGCGGCGAACCAGTCGGCACCGGGACGATCACCCTGGATGCACATGGCGGGCGGCTGCTCGTCCAGGGCTGA
- a CDS encoding GntR family transcriptional regulator, with protein MSLLQPVASTRVVDLVRDRLRAAILAGDLPPGTRLSVPELARQLQVSRSPVREAVLLLVGEGLAVEHTRRGVEVARLELSDVLELYDLRAGVDGIASRLAAERMTSADLAALRGVLDAQGAAAIGDPKSFRDLDARFHQIIVQTCGNSRVIRHSELLLREMRLAGPLLLNESWHLKLSHEEHRTIERALRQRDGPAAETAMRSHLQRVAQAVQHHHT; from the coding sequence GTGTCCTTGCTGCAACCTGTTGCCAGCACCCGTGTCGTGGATCTCGTCCGTGACCGCCTGCGCGCCGCCATCCTGGCCGGCGACCTGCCCCCCGGTACCCGTCTGAGCGTGCCGGAACTCGCCCGCCAGCTCCAGGTGTCACGCTCGCCGGTGCGAGAGGCCGTGCTGCTGCTGGTCGGCGAGGGGCTGGCGGTCGAACACACCCGCCGGGGCGTGGAGGTCGCCCGCCTGGAACTGAGTGACGTGCTGGAGCTGTATGACCTGCGGGCCGGCGTGGACGGTATCGCCTCAAGGCTCGCGGCCGAACGCATGACCTCGGCCGATCTTGCTGCGCTGCGCGGCGTGCTCGACGCCCAGGGGGCCGCCGCCATCGGTGACCCGAAGAGTTTCCGTGACCTGGACGCCCGCTTCCACCAGATCATCGTGCAGACCTGCGGAAACAGCCGCGTGATCCGGCATTCCGAACTGCTGCTGCGTGAGATGCGCCTGGCCGGGCCGCTGCTGCTGAACGAGTCGTGGCACCTGAAGCTCAGCCACGAGGAACACCGCACCATCGAACGCGCCCTGCGGCAGCGCGACGGCCCCGCCGCCGAGACGGCCATGCGCTCGCACCTGCAGCGCGTGGCCCAGGCCGTCCAGCACCACCACACGTGA
- a CDS encoding ABC transporter substrate-binding protein → MRTVLSLTALVTLALSGTVSAQATIKIGAITSVTGRFAEFGKMQLAGFKVGVEEVNRKGGVLGKKIELVIEDNASDVNKGLAAAERLVNAGVPLVLNEYSSSLVKAQAQYLARQKVPNLVFTSSGDDITKPGSDYTYRMNQPATEYARVILNIFRDNKFKTMAIIAGTGAFEKSVADAAQGFAKQYGIQVIEDQRYDQGLTDFRPVLNRMKAKNPDGVLMVSYAADSVTVMRQAREVGVKPRLFAGGAAGFALPDFIKDSGSASENVVTATAWIPQLRYAGTQKLNIDLKKALGGADPSYHAAQGYAAVLVAAEALRAAGSTDREKVRAALNSVTMNTAFGPIAFKDYDGFRNQNPLVMVAQQVQNGAFVPVYPKSVVPRKILFER, encoded by the coding sequence ATGCGTACAGTCCTGTCCCTGACCGCCCTCGTGACCCTTGCCCTGAGCGGCACCGTGTCTGCCCAGGCCACCATCAAGATCGGCGCGATCACGTCCGTCACCGGGCGCTTCGCGGAATTCGGCAAGATGCAGCTCGCCGGCTTCAAGGTGGGCGTCGAGGAAGTCAACCGCAAGGGCGGCGTGCTCGGCAAGAAGATCGAACTGGTCATCGAGGACAACGCGAGCGACGTGAACAAGGGACTGGCCGCCGCCGAGCGCCTGGTCAACGCCGGCGTGCCGCTGGTGCTCAACGAGTACTCCAGCTCGCTGGTCAAGGCGCAGGCGCAGTATCTGGCCCGCCAGAAGGTGCCGAACCTCGTGTTCACGTCGAGCGGCGACGACATCACCAAGCCGGGCAGCGACTACACGTACCGCATGAACCAGCCCGCCACCGAGTACGCCCGTGTGATCCTGAATATCTTCCGCGACAACAAGTTCAAGACCATGGCGATCATCGCGGGCACCGGGGCCTTCGAGAAGTCCGTGGCCGACGCCGCGCAGGGCTTTGCGAAGCAGTACGGGATCCAGGTGATCGAGGATCAGCGCTACGACCAGGGCCTGACTGACTTCCGGCCCGTGCTCAACCGCATGAAGGCCAAGAACCCGGACGGCGTCCTGATGGTCAGCTACGCCGCCGACAGCGTCACCGTGATGCGGCAGGCCCGCGAGGTCGGCGTCAAGCCGCGCCTGTTCGCCGGGGGCGCGGCAGGCTTCGCGCTGCCGGACTTCATCAAGGACTCGGGCAGCGCGTCCGAGAACGTCGTGACGGCGACCGCGTGGATTCCGCAGCTGCGCTACGCCGGCACCCAGAAACTGAACATCGACCTGAAGAAGGCGCTGGGCGGGGCTGATCCCAGCTACCACGCCGCGCAGGGCTACGCCGCCGTGCTGGTCGCCGCCGAGGCGCTCCGGGCCGCCGGCAGCACCGACCGCGAGAAGGTCAGGGCCGCCCTGAACAGCGTGACCATGAACACCGCCTTCGGCCCGATCGCCTTCAAGGACTATGACGGCTTCCGCAACCAGAACCCTCTGGTGATGGTCGCGCAGCAGGTGCAGAACGGGGCCTTCGTGCCCGTGTATCCCAAGAGCGTCGTGCCCCGCAAGATCCTCTTCGAGCGCTGA
- a CDS encoding ABC transporter substrate-binding protein has translation MKRCLTTVLLAVATTAAAQGTLQIGAVTSLSGRFATFGQMQQAGFRVAIDEINARGGVNGQKVALAIEDDASDTNKALSAAEKLVNQKVPVVIGAYASGITKPLSQYMARVKVPLIVATAVDETITKPGNAYTFRVNNQSSVYTRSLIDQLRKTPGLKTAVILTSNDAFGKSVLTDATKLLPAAGYTILGRDTYDQGLTDFRPLLNRYRGQNPDVVIFASYEQDAVALTKQVKEVGLKPRVIAGIATGFALPAFLTGAADAAEGFLVTMVWNPDVRYPGAQSLYTRLKAALNGAEPSQHAAQSYAAMLAAVDAVKRAGSSDPEKVRSALAQTNLKTAFGPVTFRTYGGYTNQNSVVGLITQVQNGRFVTVGPASAARGKLILGK, from the coding sequence ATGAAGCGTTGCCTGACCACCGTCCTCCTTGCCGTCGCCACGACGGCCGCCGCCCAGGGCACGCTCCAGATCGGAGCGGTCACCAGCCTGTCGGGCCGTTTCGCCACCTTCGGACAGATGCAACAGGCGGGCTTCCGGGTCGCCATCGACGAGATCAACGCGCGGGGCGGCGTGAACGGCCAGAAGGTCGCGCTGGCGATCGAGGACGACGCCAGCGACACCAACAAGGCCCTGTCGGCCGCCGAGAAGTTAGTCAACCAGAAGGTGCCGGTCGTGATCGGTGCGTATGCCAGCGGCATCACCAAACCGCTGTCGCAGTACATGGCCCGCGTGAAGGTGCCGCTGATCGTGGCGACTGCCGTCGACGAGACCATCACGAAGCCCGGCAACGCCTACACCTTCCGCGTGAACAACCAGTCGAGCGTGTATACCCGGTCGCTGATCGACCAGCTGCGCAAGACGCCGGGCCTGAAGACCGCCGTGATCCTGACCAGCAACGACGCCTTCGGCAAGAGCGTCCTGACCGACGCCACGAAACTGCTGCCCGCTGCTGGCTACACGATCCTGGGCAGGGACACCTACGACCAGGGTCTGACCGACTTCCGCCCGCTGCTGAACCGCTACCGAGGCCAGAACCCCGACGTGGTGATCTTTGCCAGCTACGAGCAGGACGCCGTCGCGCTGACCAAGCAGGTTAAGGAGGTCGGCCTGAAACCACGCGTGATCGCCGGGATCGCCACCGGTTTCGCCCTGCCCGCCTTCCTGACCGGCGCGGCCGACGCCGCCGAGGGCTTCCTGGTCACCATGGTCTGGAACCCGGACGTGCGCTACCCCGGTGCGCAGAGCCTGTACACCCGCCTGAAGGCCGCCCTGAACGGCGCGGAACCCAGCCAGCACGCCGCGCAGAGCTACGCCGCCATGCTCGCGGCCGTGGACGCCGTGAAGCGGGCCGGCAGCAGCGATCCCGAGAAGGTGCGATCCGCGCTGGCCCAGACCAACCTGAAGACTGCCTTCGGGCCGGTGACCTTCCGCACCTACGGCGGCTATACCAATCAGAACTCGGTGGTCGGCCTGATCACGCAGGTGCAGAACGGCAGGTTCGTGACCGTCGGCCCGGCCAGCGCGGCTCGCGGCAAGTTGATCCTCGGCAAGTAA
- a CDS encoding branched-chain amino acid ABC transporter permease has protein sequence MDPAAVTALIQTIAQGLLTGGLYALIGTGLSLIFGVMRVINFAHGDFLAIGMFITLALFRAFNFDPYVSLLVAAPVGFALGYVIQRVILARLGDRLTEASMLATLGLGLIISNTLLLTFGAQPQNINVAYATQTVQLGGVQLSIPLIVAGAGTLVAIGGLNFLLYRTELGRAIRATAQNPLGAELQGVKTGSIQAIVFGLGVAFAAIAGVLLMPLLYAFPTVGENYTTKAFIVTVLGGLGNLPGAVVGGLVLGTIESLGAFYISNNYRDAYGLIAFLLVLLLRPEGLFGKTVKRV, from the coding sequence ATGGATCCAGCGGCCGTCACGGCACTCATTCAGACCATCGCGCAGGGCCTGCTCACGGGCGGGCTGTACGCGCTGATCGGCACTGGCCTGAGCCTGATCTTCGGGGTCATGCGCGTGATCAACTTCGCGCACGGCGATTTCCTGGCGATCGGCATGTTCATCACGCTGGCGCTGTTCCGCGCCTTCAACTTCGATCCGTATGTCAGTCTGCTGGTCGCCGCGCCCGTGGGTTTCGCGCTGGGCTACGTCATCCAGCGCGTGATCCTGGCCCGCCTGGGCGACCGCCTGACCGAGGCCAGCATGCTCGCCACGCTGGGGCTGGGCCTGATCATCTCGAACACGCTGCTGCTGACCTTCGGGGCACAGCCGCAGAACATCAACGTGGCCTACGCCACCCAGACCGTGCAGCTCGGGGGCGTGCAGCTCAGCATTCCCCTGATCGTGGCTGGTGCCGGCACACTGGTCGCCATCGGCGGCCTGAACTTCCTGCTGTACCGCACCGAACTGGGCCGTGCCATCCGGGCCACCGCGCAGAATCCGCTGGGCGCGGAACTCCAGGGGGTCAAGACCGGCAGCATCCAGGCCATCGTCTTTGGCCTGGGTGTGGCCTTCGCCGCGATCGCGGGCGTGCTGCTCATGCCCCTGCTGTACGCCTTTCCCACCGTCGGGGAGAACTACACGACCAAGGCCTTCATCGTCACGGTGCTGGGCGGTCTGGGCAACCTGCCGGGCGCGGTCGTGGGGGGGCTGGTGCTGGGCACCATCGAGTCCCTGGGGGCCTTCTACATCAGCAACAACTACCGCGATGCCTACGGGCTGATCGCCTTCCTGCTGGTGCTGCTGCTGCGCCCGGAAGGGCTGTTCGGGAAAACGGTGAAGCGGGTATGA
- a CDS encoding branched-chain amino acid ABC transporter permease, whose product MTAAAIPPTSRPRALTFGNVWLSVALVVVIALYPLLFGKAMNFGVSTLIFAGLAMSWNILGGWAGQTSLGHAALLGVGAYTMTILATPERVPAFLGGPLAPWWGTLIAMVIAALLAAVWGGLTFRLRGSYFTLSTIAVALVIRLVAINSEWTGGSEGLFMPDLPRFFGLDLFDRKAEYILAAGFVILTLVVTHLIRRSRLGYALQAVREDEDGARALGIDPTRMKVIAFMISAALTALGGALYGIYLQAFEPHTLLELPISVQIALMAIIGGRGTIQGPAIGAILLAVFGEVFRNVFASANLLIYGVLILVVTLFAPNGVMGLFQRGGRKLGTAR is encoded by the coding sequence ATGACCGCTGCCGCCATTCCCCCCACCTCCCGCCCACGCGCCCTGACCTTCGGGAACGTGTGGCTCAGCGTGGCGCTGGTCGTCGTGATCGCGCTGTATCCGCTGCTCTTCGGCAAGGCGATGAACTTCGGCGTGTCCACGTTGATCTTTGCTGGGCTCGCCATGAGCTGGAACATCCTGGGCGGCTGGGCCGGACAGACCAGCCTGGGGCACGCCGCGCTGCTGGGCGTGGGCGCGTACACCATGACCATCCTGGCGACGCCGGAGCGCGTTCCCGCGTTCCTGGGCGGGCCGCTCGCGCCGTGGTGGGGCACGTTGATCGCCATGGTGATCGCCGCGTTGCTCGCCGCTGTGTGGGGCGGGCTGACCTTCCGGCTGCGCGGCAGCTACTTCACGCTGTCGACCATCGCGGTGGCGCTGGTGATCCGGCTGGTCGCCATCAACTCCGAATGGACCGGCGGCAGCGAGGGCCTGTTCATGCCGGATCTGCCGCGTTTCTTCGGACTGGATCTCTTCGACCGCAAGGCCGAGTACATCCTGGCCGCCGGGTTCGTGATCCTGACCCTGGTCGTCACGCACCTGATCCGCCGCTCGCGCCTGGGCTACGCCCTGCAGGCCGTGCGTGAGGACGAGGACGGGGCCCGCGCCCTGGGCATCGACCCCACCCGCATGAAGGTGATCGCCTTCATGATCAGCGCCGCGCTGACCGCGCTGGGCGGGGCCCTGTACGGCATCTACCTCCAGGCCTTCGAGCCGCACACGCTGCTGGAACTGCCGATCAGCGTACAGATTGCCCTGATGGCGATCATCGGCGGGCGCGGCACCATCCAGGGGCCAGCAATAGGCGCGATCCTGCTGGCCGTGTTCGGGGAGGTCTTCCGCAACGTGTTCGCCAGTGCCAACCTGCTGATCTACGGCGTGCTGATCCTGGTGGTCACGCTGTTCGCCCCCAACGGCGTGATGGGCCTGTTCCAGCGCGGCGGTCGCAAGCTCGGGACGGCCCGGTGA
- a CDS encoding ABC transporter ATP-binding protein has product MSGPQIASVTEFSGQPIHAPGGPPLLEARNITVRFGGVVAVKDISLAVRPGEILGLIGPNGAGKTTLFNALTGFVRASEGTVTLNGRDITHAQPQVRAKLGMARTFQVERPFEDLSVLENVLVAAFLKYRGRAAENHAYDVLERVGLADRAAQPASQLNLARRRRLELAKALALEPRLLFLDESIAGLNPPGQQEMVALIRQLAQSGLGIVMVEHIMHVIMSLSDHVICMAFGERLAEGDPHDVAAHPDVIRAYLGDDDD; this is encoded by the coding sequence GTGAGCGGCCCGCAGATCGCCAGCGTGACCGAGTTCAGCGGTCAGCCCATCCACGCGCCCGGCGGCCCTCCGCTGCTGGAAGCCCGCAACATCACGGTGCGTTTCGGCGGCGTGGTGGCCGTCAAGGACATCTCTCTGGCCGTGCGCCCCGGCGAGATCCTGGGCCTGATCGGCCCGAACGGAGCGGGGAAGACGACGCTGTTCAACGCCCTGACCGGCTTCGTCCGGGCCAGCGAGGGCACCGTGACCCTGAACGGCCGCGACATCACCCATGCCCAGCCGCAGGTCCGCGCGAAACTCGGGATGGCCCGCACCTTCCAGGTCGAGCGGCCCTTCGAAGATCTGAGCGTGCTGGAGAACGTGCTGGTCGCGGCGTTCCTGAAGTACCGTGGGCGCGCGGCCGAGAACCACGCCTATGACGTGCTGGAGCGCGTGGGCCTGGCCGACCGGGCCGCGCAGCCCGCGTCGCAGCTGAACCTGGCCCGCCGCCGCCGCCTGGAACTCGCCAAGGCGCTCGCGCTGGAGCCCCGGCTACTGTTCCTCGACGAGAGCATCGCCGGCCTGAACCCGCCGGGCCAGCAGGAGATGGTCGCCCTGATCCGCCAGCTGGCGCAGTCCGGGCTGGGCATCGTGATGGTCGAGCACATCATGCACGTGATCATGAGCCTGTCGGATCACGTGATCTGCATGGCCTTCGGAGAACGGCTCGCCGAGGGTGACCCGCACGACGTGGCCGCCCACCCGGACGTGATCCGGGCGTATCTGGGGGATGACGATGACTGA
- a CDS encoding ABC transporter ATP-binding protein, with protein sequence MTATTVHRPGFIPGERVLDVRDLEVAYGEVQVVFGVSLHVDKGELVGLVGGNGSGKSTILRVVSGMLRARGGAAEYRGQNLNGVPPHRITEMKVAHVPMGRQLFGQMTVEENLLMGAYLPRTKANRAANLQKVYDFFPRLTEKRSSPAAALSGGEQQMVAIGRALMSEPEVLLMDEPSLGLAPLVVSEVMRVIGSLRELGLTVLLVEQNVRQVLRVTDRTYVLELGKLVKEGQSADLMGDPDIIKAYLGV encoded by the coding sequence ATGACCGCCACCACCGTCCACCGCCCCGGCTTCATCCCCGGCGAGCGTGTGTTGGACGTGCGGGATCTGGAGGTCGCGTACGGCGAGGTGCAGGTCGTGTTCGGCGTGTCGCTGCACGTCGACAAGGGGGAACTGGTCGGGCTGGTCGGGGGCAACGGCTCGGGCAAGAGCACGATCCTGCGGGTGGTGTCGGGCATGCTGCGGGCACGCGGCGGGGCGGCCGAGTACCGGGGCCAGAACCTGAACGGTGTGCCGCCCCACCGCATCACCGAGATGAAGGTCGCGCACGTGCCGATGGGTCGGCAGCTGTTCGGGCAGATGACGGTCGAGGAAAATCTGCTGATGGGCGCGTACCTGCCGCGCACCAAGGCGAACCGCGCCGCGAATCTCCAGAAGGTCTACGACTTCTTCCCGCGCCTGACCGAGAAGCGTTCTTCTCCGGCGGCGGCCTTGTCCGGCGGCGAGCAGCAGATGGTCGCCATCGGCCGCGCCTTGATGAGCGAGCCCGAGGTGCTGCTGATGGACGAGCCCAGCCTGGGCCTCGCCCCCCTGGTCGTGTCCGAGGTCATGCGCGTGATCGGCAGCCTGCGCGAGCTGGGCCTGACCGTCCTGCTGGTCGAGCAGAACGTCCGCCAGGTGCTCAGGGTGACCGACCGCACCTACGTACTCGAACTCGGCAAGCTGGTCAAGGAGGGACAGAGCGCCGACCTGATGGGTGACCCCGACATCATCAAGGCCTACCTGGGCGTGTGA
- a CDS encoding MBL fold metallo-hydrolase: MRPPIRLAQFGLINAYLVPEADGITLIDAGMSGMERRVLSTVKRLGLPLKRVALTHAHDDHIGAIDALKAAVPELELLVGENDAALLAGRGVKTTPTRVLRGGDRVGSLTVFDTPGHSAGHVAYLDGRDGTLYSGDTFVNVPNLHVASVLNTVFPLPTLGTYDLDQTTVSARAMLDIPIRFLATGHGRVVEDPLPAMRRAVADAESGREPGAVARAVARAVGRMTGMGSAAGVAGKNAVLGTPRD, from the coding sequence ATGCGCCCGCCGATCCGACTTGCCCAGTTCGGCCTGATCAACGCCTACCTCGTGCCCGAGGCGGACGGCATCACGCTGATCGACGCGGGGATGTCCGGCATGGAACGCCGCGTCCTGAGCACCGTGAAGCGCCTGGGCCTGCCCCTGAAGCGCGTGGCCCTGACGCATGCCCACGACGACCACATCGGCGCGATTGACGCCCTGAAGGCCGCCGTGCCGGAACTGGAACTGCTGGTCGGCGAGAACGACGCGGCGCTCCTGGCCGGACGGGGCGTGAAGACGACTCCCACCCGCGTGCTGCGCGGCGGCGACCGGGTCGGTTCGCTGACTGTGTTCGACACGCCGGGACACTCGGCCGGTCACGTCGCGTATCTCGACGGGCGTGACGGCACGCTGTACAGCGGCGACACCTTCGTCAACGTCCCGAACCTGCACGTCGCCAGCGTCCTGAACACGGTCTTCCCACTGCCCACGCTGGGCACGTACGACCTTGACCAGACCACCGTCAGCGCCCGCGCCATGCTGGACATCCCGATCCGGTTCCTCGCCACCGGCCACGGGCGTGTTGTGGAAGATCCATTACCCGCCATGCGCCGCGCCGTGGCCGACGCCGAGAGCGGCCGGGAACCCGGCGCCGTGGCACGGGCTGTGGCCCGGGCGGTGGGCCGGATGACCGGGATGGGCTCGGCGGCCGGAGTGGCGGGCAAGAACGCGGTTCTGGGCACGCCACGCGACTGA
- a CDS encoding DUF2568 domain-containing protein: MISASDVLAFALELVAVAALTTWGWRTGGWLGAGAALLAFAVVWGTFLSPRAALPVTGAAWPVAKFAVFAVAAAALTVVAGAVPAAAFLGLGLLSVILGGTR; the protein is encoded by the coding sequence ATGATCAGCGCGTCCGATGTCCTCGCCTTCGCACTGGAACTCGTCGCCGTCGCGGCCCTGACCACCTGGGGGTGGCGCACCGGGGGCTGGCTGGGAGCCGGCGCGGCGCTGCTGGCCTTCGCGGTCGTGTGGGGCACCTTCCTGTCCCCCCGGGCGGCACTCCCGGTCACCGGGGCGGCGTGGCCGGTCGCCAAGTTCGCTGTCTTCGCCGTGGCGGCCGCTGCCCTGACTGTGGTGGCCGGCGCGGTGCCGGCTGCCGCGTTCCTGGGCCTGGGCCTGCTCAGCGTGATCCTGGGAGGCACCCGCTGA
- a CDS encoding TetR/AcrR family transcriptional regulator, producing the protein MPYPSKLTTERIEDVAWERFQAGGEEALSMRPLAEELGVRAGSLYRHFDSRAALLRRLAQRAARDLQGEILRAAEGHEPRNALQATAGAYLHYARTNPHAYALLLVPGETLALPGLKTDAGKALWLTLLGLVGALSGDPDDTDHVVALWTLLHGAASLERAGMYGASGPRGGITLGLNAILDHAQEAGRRRNAPS; encoded by the coding sequence ATGCCCTACCCATCCAAACTCACGACCGAACGTATTGAGGACGTCGCCTGGGAGAGGTTCCAGGCCGGCGGAGAGGAAGCGCTGAGTATGCGACCTCTGGCCGAGGAGTTGGGCGTCCGCGCCGGGAGCCTGTACCGGCACTTCGACAGCCGCGCCGCCCTGCTCCGCCGCCTGGCCCAGCGGGCCGCCCGCGATCTTCAGGGCGAGATCCTGCGCGCTGCCGAGGGACACGAGCCCCGCAACGCGCTCCAGGCGACAGCTGGCGCCTACCTGCACTACGCGCGCACGAACCCGCATGCCTACGCGCTGCTGCTCGTGCCGGGTGAGACCCTAGCCCTGCCCGGCCTGAAGACCGATGCGGGCAAGGCGCTGTGGCTCACGCTGCTGGGACTGGTGGGAGCCCTCAGCGGCGATCCGGACGACACCGACCATGTCGTGGCCCTGTGGACACTGCTCCACGGCGCCGCCAGCCTGGAGCGGGCCGGCATGTACGGAGCCAGCGGGCCACGTGGGGGCATCACCCTGGGCCTGAACGCCATTCTCGACCACGCGCAGGAGGCGGGCCGCCGCCGTAACGCACCTTCCTGA